GCTTGAGGCCAGCGCCTACTACGCCGCCGGTACGGCCCAGTTCCACATCGCCGCGGCCATCGCGTTCGCCGCCAACCGGTACGAATGGGCCAGCGCAGATCCCACCTTCCGCGCGGAATTGGGTGCCGACCTGCTGATCGAGACAGCACGCATGTGGGCTTCGCTGGGCTTCTTCGGCAAGGACGGCATGTTCCACATCCACGGTGTCACCGGCCCGGATGAGTACACTGCCGTGGTCAATGACAACCTGTACACCAACGTCATGGCGCGCTTTAACCTTCGTGCAGCCGCGGCGTTGGAGCACGAAGGCATTGCTGGCACCGAGCGTTTGGTGTGGCGTCAGGCAGCCGAGCGGATGTTCCTTCCGTACGATCCGCACCTGCAGCTCCACAGCCAGGACAACGACTTCATGACCCTGGAGCCGTGGGACTGGAACACGCCCAAGTCCAAGTACCCGCTGCTGCTGAACTTCCACCCGTTGGTGATCTACCGGCACCAGGTCCTCAAACAGGCCGATACCGTGCTGGCAATGTTCCTTCAATGGCAGGACTTCTCGGCCGAGGAGAAGCAGCGCGCCTTCGACTTCTACGATCCCATCACCACAGGTGATTCCACCTTGTCCGCCTGCGTGCAGGGCATCATGGCCGCCGAGGTGGGGTACGGCGACGTCGCGCTCCAGCACTTCACCGAGGCGCTGTTCATCGACCTCGACAACTCGCACGGCAACACGATCGACGGCGTCCACATTGCCTCCACCGGGGGGATCTGGAGCTCCTTGGTCTGTGGTTTCGCCGGCATGCGGGACCAAGGTGAGGTGCTGCGCTTCGATCCACGCCTGCCTGTGAAGTGGGAAGGCCTGTCCTTCCGCCTCAAGGTCCAGGGACGCCTGCTGGCCGTGGACCTGGCGCAGGGTTCCATCGAGCTCACACTCATCCCCGGGCCGGACTACAGCGACGAACCGTTCCACGTGAACGTGCGGGAGCAGGTGGTCACGGTCGGTGCGGATACCGTCCTGGTTCCGCTCGAAGCGGTACCGGTGCCACCGCCGTCGATCTTCCCCAGCGTCTTCCCGACGGCGGGACTTCCGATCATCCGGTAGCCTCCAGGCTGCGCTGGGCTACTGGAGCCGGGAGTTACGTGGAGGCAAGGTCCATGGTGGTCAGGCGCAGCCACAACCACAGCCGTTTCTGCGGATCCGCCAGGTCCAGGTTGAAGTCCTCGGCCAGGCGGGTCACGCGGTAGCGGACCGTGTTGTTGTGGACATGGAGCTGGGCGGCCATGGCCGAAATATTTCCGTTGCTCGCAAGATAGGCGCGGAGGGTGTCCAGATAATCCGTTTGCTGCTCGGCGTCCCGGGCCTGGATTCTGGCGATTTCGTCCGTGCCACCCAGTCCGTTCTCCTCAATGAATGCCCCGATCTTCAGCAGGTTCAACGGAATCTGGAAGTCCTCATAGAGGGCGACTCCCGGTGTCTTTCCGGTGCCGGCTGTCTTTCCGGCGCGCACCTGCAGGTTCAGCAGGTGGTTCAGCGTCTGGACGGCCTCGGACCGGGATCGGGGAAGGCCCTCAATGCCTTCGGCAATGCCCCCCACGGTGGCGATGACCGGGAACGAGCTGATGGTGTGTGAATACGCCTCAATTTCCTGGATGATCCGCCCATGCAAGGCCCGCGGCGAGGTCCCCTTGCAGGGCAGGAGCGCGTAGACCACTGAGCCGAGCAATGCGCTGTGGCCGGTGCCGAACTGCACGTTGCAGACCGTGGTCACCAAGTGCAGCAGCCGATGGATGTCCCGCACTGATTCCAGGCTTCCGGTCTCCGGGCGGACGATCGAGAAAGCGGCCACGGCCAAGCCGTTGGCGGTGTCCAGCCCCAGTTGGGCGGCAGCGAACGATGCATGCGGGGTGTCGTCCATCAGCGTCCGGATGAGGTCCGCATTGCGACGCTCCCCGAAGTCCGAGGCAGAGCGGGCATGCAGCATGTGCAAACCGGCCAACGGTGCCATCCGGTCCAGTGCATTCAGTGCCGCAGCCCGGTTTTCCTCGCCGGGATCGATGATCCAGATGGAACCGAGCAGCTCACCCCCGGCCCGGACGGCCAACGCAAGGCGGGCCATGCCGTCGTCGGGCGCTGGCACCAGCACCGCTCCCGGGGCGGCGTAGACGATCTTGAAATCCTGGTCGAAAGCCGGCGGCGTGGTTTCCTCCAGGGTGAGCGTGGTGATGCGCCGGAGCTCATCGATGGGCTGGCCGGGCAAGGTGGAATAACCAAGAATCCGTCCCAGCGGATCCACGATACTCGCGGCGCCGTTGGTGATGGAGGCCGCGGCGTTGGCGAAAGCGTAAAGGTCTCCCAAGCGGACCCCGGCCACCGAGTCGGCCGCTGCGCCCATGACTGAGGCCCTGGCCAGTGCCACCAGCCGTGTCCAGTCGGCGTCGTCCGGCGCCACCAGCACGGACAAGCTGTATCCCACCGCTGCCGAACGCAGCTGCTCCATCTTGGCGCCATGCGCTTTCACGATCACCGCGGCGGCGTTGCTGTTTGCTGCCCTGTGGAGGAGTTGATCAAAATCCGGTGAGCCGTAGGTGCATCCGACGGCCAGGATGATGCGGTCATCCACGCTGGACCAGTGGTCCAGGGGATCGTACATCAACACGTCCGAGACAGGGTGTCCCAGGTTCTCCGGCGTGGGGTTGGCGTGCACCAGGTCCGCTTGCATCAACTGGATGCAGTCGGACAACCGCACGGCTGATTGCTGGATCCCTGGCTGCTGGGCTACGTCCATAGCTGGACGTTATCACAAGGCCAATATGCATCTTGTGGAGGAATTCACATATAGCACGGGAGAGATCTGCGTCACTATTGGGAAAGGAGCTGGGCGGGTAACCCAGCAGTAACGCAGAGGACCAACCCCATGAAACTCAAGGACATCAAGGCGCTCGCCTCGGTGCAGGGACCAGCCCGATCCGTCGCGGAACGGCTGTCCCGGAAGTGCTACAGCGTGGAAGACATGCGCAAGCTGGCAGCCAGGCGCCTGCCCAAGAGCATCTTCGAGTACATCGAAGGTGGAGGCGAGGACGAGGTCTCACTCCGCCGCAACCAGTCGTCGTTCGAAGACTGGTCCTTCCTCCCCAAGTGGGGATCGCTGGAGAACTTCGACCTCAGTTCAACCCTCCTGGGCGGCCCGGCTTCCATGCCGGTGACCCTCTCGCCCACAGGCGGTACCCGGCTGTTCCATCCGGAGGGAGAGTCCGCCGTGGCCCGGGCAGCGCTCGCTGAGGGAATTCCCTACGGACTGGCCCACCTCAGCACCACTACCATGGAAGATGTCAGCGCTGCCGCGCCGGGACTCCGCCGGTGGTTCAACCTGGAACCCACCCCGGACAAGGGCCTGCTGCAAGCCGTCCTGGACCGGGTGTCCAACGCCGGCTACGAAGCACTGCTGGTCAACGTTGATTGCCGGGCCATCGGCCACCGCGAGCGCGACTACCGCAACGGGTTCA
Above is a genomic segment from Arthrobacter sp. YN containing:
- a CDS encoding PucR family transcriptional regulator; amino-acid sequence: MDVAQQPGIQQSAVRLSDCIQLMQADLVHANPTPENLGHPVSDVLMYDPLDHWSSVDDRIILAVGCTYGSPDFDQLLHRAANSNAAAVIVKAHGAKMEQLRSAAVGYSLSVLVAPDDADWTRLVALARASVMGAAADSVAGVRLGDLYAFANAAASITNGAASIVDPLGRILGYSTLPGQPIDELRRITTLTLEETTPPAFDQDFKIVYAAPGAVLVPAPDDGMARLALAVRAGGELLGSIWIIDPGEENRAAALNALDRMAPLAGLHMLHARSASDFGERRNADLIRTLMDDTPHASFAAAQLGLDTANGLAVAAFSIVRPETGSLESVRDIHRLLHLVTTVCNVQFGTGHSALLGSVVYALLPCKGTSPRALHGRIIQEIEAYSHTISSFPVIATVGGIAEGIEGLPRSRSEAVQTLNHLLNLQVRAGKTAGTGKTPGVALYEDFQIPLNLLKIGAFIEENGLGGTDEIARIQARDAEQQTDYLDTLRAYLASNGNISAMAAQLHVHNNTVRYRVTRLAEDFNLDLADPQKRLWLWLRLTTMDLAST